A genomic stretch from Tamandua tetradactyla isolate mTamTet1 chromosome 15, mTamTet1.pri, whole genome shotgun sequence includes:
- the SLC22A14 gene encoding solute carrier family 22 member 14 isoform X3, with the protein MNNYTSTKGINQMVKGNHQHPFRHLYSQEAPVYPNSSSLEMLWYRWRTMKTMQEDKFAKILDALGEFGTFQRRLVALTFIPNILSAFFMFADHFMFTAQEPYCNTSWILAVGPNLSEAEQLHLTLPRDANNSYLTCLMYSPVTWDLDSIIQFGLNNTEVCQDGWIYPESKKRSLINEFDLVCGKEPNKEMVQTVFMAGILIGSVVFGYICDKLGRYPATLLSLLGLLVFGFGTAFVNSFHLYLFFRFGVSQAVVGYAISSVSLATEWLVGQHRAHAIILAHCYFAVGLLFLTGLAYSLPHWRLLLLVGGAPVFPLISYIWILPESPRWLVMKGKVKEAKQLLCYAAAVNKKTIPLNLLDKLQLPGKKVTKVSILDFYSNRHLRKVTLVMGCVWFTVSYSYFTLSLKMKDFGLGIYLGKMVPGIMEVPARLCCIFLLEHIGRKWSLTVTLLQGVLMCLLLLLLPQATGLKSMMVMVVVLGEFSLSASVSVFFLYTAELCPTVLSQSPSLLPVSLCCVSVILALLLCSQLPETQHQPLFDTMEQMCSQISFQRSMPQDFFSRTHSEDLTSEDSIYEDMSEEALQNTILNANIHKLDSDISPTMLLRSRGEDADRQAI; encoded by the exons ATGAATAATTACACAAGCACAAAAGGCATAAATCAG ATGGTGAAAGGAAACCACCAGCATCCTTTCAGGCACTTGTACTCCCAGGAGGCGCCGGTATATCCCAATTCCAGTTCTCTGGAGATGCTGTGGTACAGATGGAGGACCATGAAAACCATGCAGGAGGACAAGTTTGCCAAAATCCTAGATGCCCTGGGAGAGTTTGGCACATTCCAGCGGAGACTGGTCGCCCTCACCTTCATCCCCAACATACTGTCGGCCTTCTTCATGTTTGCTGACCACTTCATGTTCACAGCCCAGGAGCCCTACTGCAACACCAGCTGGATCCTGGCGGTGGGCCCCAACCTGTCGGAAGCTGAGCAGCTGCATCTGACTCTGCCCCGCGATGCCAACAACAGCTACCTGACGTGCCTGATGTACTCACCTGTGACCTGGGATCTGGATTCCAtcatccagtttggcctcaacAACACAGAGGTGTGCCAGGATGGGTGGATCTATCCCGAGTCCAAGAAGCGATCGCTGATCAATGAG TTTGACCTGGTGTGTGGCAAGGAACCCAACAAGGAAATGGTGCAGACCGTGTTCATGGCCGGCATCCTGATAGGGTCCGTGGTCTTCGGGTACATATGTGACAA GCTGGGCCGCTACCCCGCCACCCTGCTGTCGCTGCTGGGCCTGTTGGTCTTCGGCTTCGGGACAGCGTTCGTGAACAGCTTTCACTTGTATTTGTTCTTCCGCTTCGGCGTCTCCCAGGCGGTGGTGGGCTACGCCATCAGCAGCGTGTCGCTAG CTACTGAGTGGCTCGTGGGCCAGCACCGGGCTCACGCCATCATCCTGGCCCACTGCTATTTCGCCGTGGGGCTCCTGTTCCTGACGGGCCTTGCCTACAGTCTCCCCCACTGGCGGCTGCTGTTGCTGGTGGGAGGGGCACCTGTGTTCCCCCTCATCTCCTATATCTG GATTCTCCCGGAGTCCCCGCGGTGGCTGGTGATGAAAGGGAAGGTGAAGGAGGCCAAGCAGTTGCTGTGCTATGCAGCTGCGGTGAACAAGAAGACCATCCCTTTAAATTTGCTGGACAAG CTGCAGCTGCCTGGAAAGAAGGTGACTAAGGTCTCTATCCTGGACTTCTATAGCAATAGGCACCTCCGCAAGGTGACCTTGGTGATGGGCTGTGTGTG GTTTACCGTCAGTTACAGCTATTTTACGCTGAGCTTGAAGATGAAGGATTTTGGCCTGGGCATCTACTTGGGAAAGATGGTTCCCGGCATCATGGAGGTGCCCGCCCGGTTGTGCTGCATCTTTCTCCTAGAGCATATCGGGAGGAAGTGGAGCCTGACTGTGACGCTCCTCCAAGGCGTCCTCATGTGTctacttctcctcctcctccctcaag CCACAGGGCTGAAATCCATGATGGTCATGGTGGTCGTGCTTGGAGAGTTCAGCCTGTCTGCCTCAGTCTCCGTGTTCTTCCTCTACACTGCCGAGCTCTGCCCCACCGTCCTCAG ccagagcccctccctcctgcCGGTCTCTCTCTGCTGCGTCTCGGTCATCCTCGCGCTGTTGCTCTGCTCCCAGCTGCCAGAAACACAGCACCAGCCCCTCTTTGACACGATGGAGCAGATGTGCTCACAGATAAG CTTCCAGAGAAGTATGCCCCAGGACTTTTTCTCCAGGACCCACTCCGAGGACCTGACCTCCGAGGACTCAATATATGAGGATATGTCTGAGGAAGCCCTACAGAACACGATTCTAAATGCCAACATTCATAAATTGGACTCAGACATTTCCCCCACCATGCTGTTGCGGTCCAGAGGAGAGGATGCAGACAGGCAGGCTATCTGA
- the SLC22A14 gene encoding solute carrier family 22 member 14 isoform X1 — protein MNNYTSTKGINQMVKGNHQHPFRHLYSQEAPVYPNSSSLEMLWYRWRTMKTMQEDKFAKILDALGEFGTFQRRLVALTFIPNILSAFFMFADHFMFTAQEPYCNTSWILAVGPNLSEAEQLHLTLPRDANNSYLTCLMYSPVTWDLDSIIQFGLNNTEVCQDGWIYPESKKRSLINEFDLVCGKEPNKEMVQTVFMAGILIGSVVFGYICDKLGRYPATLLSLLGLLVFGFGTAFVNSFHLYLFFRFGVSQAVVGYAISSVSLATEWLVGQHRAHAIILAHCYFAVGLLFLTGLAYSLPHWRLLLLVGGAPVFPLISYIWILPESPRWLVMKGKVKEAKQLLCYAAAVNKKTIPLNLLDKLQLPGKKVTKVSILDFYSNRHLRKVTLVMGCVWFTVSYSYFTLSLKMKDFGLGIYLGKMVPGIMEVPARLCCIFLLEHIGRKWSLTVTLLQGVLMCLLLLLLPQATGLKSMMVMVVVLGEFSLSASVSVFFLYTAELCPTVLRATGLGLVSLASAVGGISALTILLVSQSPSLLPVSLCCVSVILALLLCSQLPETQHQPLFDTMEQMCSQISFQRSMPQDFFSRTHSEDLTSEDSIYEDMSEEALQNTILNANIHKLDSDISPTMLLRSRGEDADRQAI, from the exons ATGAATAATTACACAAGCACAAAAGGCATAAATCAG ATGGTGAAAGGAAACCACCAGCATCCTTTCAGGCACTTGTACTCCCAGGAGGCGCCGGTATATCCCAATTCCAGTTCTCTGGAGATGCTGTGGTACAGATGGAGGACCATGAAAACCATGCAGGAGGACAAGTTTGCCAAAATCCTAGATGCCCTGGGAGAGTTTGGCACATTCCAGCGGAGACTGGTCGCCCTCACCTTCATCCCCAACATACTGTCGGCCTTCTTCATGTTTGCTGACCACTTCATGTTCACAGCCCAGGAGCCCTACTGCAACACCAGCTGGATCCTGGCGGTGGGCCCCAACCTGTCGGAAGCTGAGCAGCTGCATCTGACTCTGCCCCGCGATGCCAACAACAGCTACCTGACGTGCCTGATGTACTCACCTGTGACCTGGGATCTGGATTCCAtcatccagtttggcctcaacAACACAGAGGTGTGCCAGGATGGGTGGATCTATCCCGAGTCCAAGAAGCGATCGCTGATCAATGAG TTTGACCTGGTGTGTGGCAAGGAACCCAACAAGGAAATGGTGCAGACCGTGTTCATGGCCGGCATCCTGATAGGGTCCGTGGTCTTCGGGTACATATGTGACAA GCTGGGCCGCTACCCCGCCACCCTGCTGTCGCTGCTGGGCCTGTTGGTCTTCGGCTTCGGGACAGCGTTCGTGAACAGCTTTCACTTGTATTTGTTCTTCCGCTTCGGCGTCTCCCAGGCGGTGGTGGGCTACGCCATCAGCAGCGTGTCGCTAG CTACTGAGTGGCTCGTGGGCCAGCACCGGGCTCACGCCATCATCCTGGCCCACTGCTATTTCGCCGTGGGGCTCCTGTTCCTGACGGGCCTTGCCTACAGTCTCCCCCACTGGCGGCTGCTGTTGCTGGTGGGAGGGGCACCTGTGTTCCCCCTCATCTCCTATATCTG GATTCTCCCGGAGTCCCCGCGGTGGCTGGTGATGAAAGGGAAGGTGAAGGAGGCCAAGCAGTTGCTGTGCTATGCAGCTGCGGTGAACAAGAAGACCATCCCTTTAAATTTGCTGGACAAG CTGCAGCTGCCTGGAAAGAAGGTGACTAAGGTCTCTATCCTGGACTTCTATAGCAATAGGCACCTCCGCAAGGTGACCTTGGTGATGGGCTGTGTGTG GTTTACCGTCAGTTACAGCTATTTTACGCTGAGCTTGAAGATGAAGGATTTTGGCCTGGGCATCTACTTGGGAAAGATGGTTCCCGGCATCATGGAGGTGCCCGCCCGGTTGTGCTGCATCTTTCTCCTAGAGCATATCGGGAGGAAGTGGAGCCTGACTGTGACGCTCCTCCAAGGCGTCCTCATGTGTctacttctcctcctcctccctcaag CCACAGGGCTGAAATCCATGATGGTCATGGTGGTCGTGCTTGGAGAGTTCAGCCTGTCTGCCTCAGTCTCCGTGTTCTTCCTCTACACTGCCGAGCTCTGCCCCACCGTCCTCAG GGCGACAGGTCTGGGGCTGGTATCTCTGGCCTCGGCAGTCGGAGGCATCTCAGCCCTGACGATCTTGCTCGtcagccagagcccctccctcctgcCGGTCTCTCTCTGCTGCGTCTCGGTCATCCTCGCGCTGTTGCTCTGCTCCCAGCTGCCAGAAACACAGCACCAGCCCCTCTTTGACACGATGGAGCAGATGTGCTCACAGATAAG CTTCCAGAGAAGTATGCCCCAGGACTTTTTCTCCAGGACCCACTCCGAGGACCTGACCTCCGAGGACTCAATATATGAGGATATGTCTGAGGAAGCCCTACAGAACACGATTCTAAATGCCAACATTCATAAATTGGACTCAGACATTTCCCCCACCATGCTGTTGCGGTCCAGAGGAGAGGATGCAGACAGGCAGGCTATCTGA
- the SLC22A14 gene encoding solute carrier family 22 member 14 isoform X2: protein MNNYTSTKGINQMVKGNHQHPFRHLYSQEAPVYPNSSSLEMLWYRWRTMKTMQEDKFAKILDALGEFGTFQRRLVALTFIPNILSAFFMFADHFMFTAQEPYCNTSWILAVGPNLSEAEQLHLTLPRDANNSYLTCLMYSPVTWDLDSIIQFGLNNTEVCQDGWIYPESKKRSLINEFDLVCGKEPNKEMVQTVFMAGILIGSVVFGYICDKLGRYPATLLSLLGLLVFGFGTAFVNSFHLYLFFRFGVSQAVVGYAISSVSLATEWLVGQHRAHAIILAHCYFAVGLLFLTGLAYSLPHWRLLLLVGGAPVFPLISYIWILPESPRWLVMKGKVKEAKQLLCYAAAVNKKTIPLNLLDKLQLPGKKVTKVSILDFYSNRHLRKVTLVMGCVWFTVSYSYFTLSLKMKDFGLGIYLGKMVPGIMEVPARLCCIFLLEHIGRKWSLTVTLLQGVLMCLLLLLLPQGLKSMMVMVVVLGEFSLSASVSVFFLYTAELCPTVLRATGLGLVSLASAVGGISALTILLVSQSPSLLPVSLCCVSVILALLLCSQLPETQHQPLFDTMEQMCSQISFQRSMPQDFFSRTHSEDLTSEDSIYEDMSEEALQNTILNANIHKLDSDISPTMLLRSRGEDADRQAI from the exons ATGAATAATTACACAAGCACAAAAGGCATAAATCAG ATGGTGAAAGGAAACCACCAGCATCCTTTCAGGCACTTGTACTCCCAGGAGGCGCCGGTATATCCCAATTCCAGTTCTCTGGAGATGCTGTGGTACAGATGGAGGACCATGAAAACCATGCAGGAGGACAAGTTTGCCAAAATCCTAGATGCCCTGGGAGAGTTTGGCACATTCCAGCGGAGACTGGTCGCCCTCACCTTCATCCCCAACATACTGTCGGCCTTCTTCATGTTTGCTGACCACTTCATGTTCACAGCCCAGGAGCCCTACTGCAACACCAGCTGGATCCTGGCGGTGGGCCCCAACCTGTCGGAAGCTGAGCAGCTGCATCTGACTCTGCCCCGCGATGCCAACAACAGCTACCTGACGTGCCTGATGTACTCACCTGTGACCTGGGATCTGGATTCCAtcatccagtttggcctcaacAACACAGAGGTGTGCCAGGATGGGTGGATCTATCCCGAGTCCAAGAAGCGATCGCTGATCAATGAG TTTGACCTGGTGTGTGGCAAGGAACCCAACAAGGAAATGGTGCAGACCGTGTTCATGGCCGGCATCCTGATAGGGTCCGTGGTCTTCGGGTACATATGTGACAA GCTGGGCCGCTACCCCGCCACCCTGCTGTCGCTGCTGGGCCTGTTGGTCTTCGGCTTCGGGACAGCGTTCGTGAACAGCTTTCACTTGTATTTGTTCTTCCGCTTCGGCGTCTCCCAGGCGGTGGTGGGCTACGCCATCAGCAGCGTGTCGCTAG CTACTGAGTGGCTCGTGGGCCAGCACCGGGCTCACGCCATCATCCTGGCCCACTGCTATTTCGCCGTGGGGCTCCTGTTCCTGACGGGCCTTGCCTACAGTCTCCCCCACTGGCGGCTGCTGTTGCTGGTGGGAGGGGCACCTGTGTTCCCCCTCATCTCCTATATCTG GATTCTCCCGGAGTCCCCGCGGTGGCTGGTGATGAAAGGGAAGGTGAAGGAGGCCAAGCAGTTGCTGTGCTATGCAGCTGCGGTGAACAAGAAGACCATCCCTTTAAATTTGCTGGACAAG CTGCAGCTGCCTGGAAAGAAGGTGACTAAGGTCTCTATCCTGGACTTCTATAGCAATAGGCACCTCCGCAAGGTGACCTTGGTGATGGGCTGTGTGTG GTTTACCGTCAGTTACAGCTATTTTACGCTGAGCTTGAAGATGAAGGATTTTGGCCTGGGCATCTACTTGGGAAAGATGGTTCCCGGCATCATGGAGGTGCCCGCCCGGTTGTGCTGCATCTTTCTCCTAGAGCATATCGGGAGGAAGTGGAGCCTGACTGTGACGCTCCTCCAAGGCGTCCTCATGTGTctacttctcctcctcctccctcaag GGCTGAAATCCATGATGGTCATGGTGGTCGTGCTTGGAGAGTTCAGCCTGTCTGCCTCAGTCTCCGTGTTCTTCCTCTACACTGCCGAGCTCTGCCCCACCGTCCTCAG GGCGACAGGTCTGGGGCTGGTATCTCTGGCCTCGGCAGTCGGAGGCATCTCAGCCCTGACGATCTTGCTCGtcagccagagcccctccctcctgcCGGTCTCTCTCTGCTGCGTCTCGGTCATCCTCGCGCTGTTGCTCTGCTCCCAGCTGCCAGAAACACAGCACCAGCCCCTCTTTGACACGATGGAGCAGATGTGCTCACAGATAAG CTTCCAGAGAAGTATGCCCCAGGACTTTTTCTCCAGGACCCACTCCGAGGACCTGACCTCCGAGGACTCAATATATGAGGATATGTCTGAGGAAGCCCTACAGAACACGATTCTAAATGCCAACATTCATAAATTGGACTCAGACATTTCCCCCACCATGCTGTTGCGGTCCAGAGGAGAGGATGCAGACAGGCAGGCTATCTGA
- the SLC22A14 gene encoding solute carrier family 22 member 14 isoform X4, producing MNNYTSTKGINQMVKGNHQHPFRHLYSQEAPVYPNSSSLEMLWYRWRTMKTMQEDKFAKILDALGEFGTFQRRLVALTFIPNILSAFFMFADHFMFTAQEPYCNTSWILAVGPNLSEAEQLHLTLPRDANNSYLTCLMYSPVTWDLDSIIQFGLNNTEVCQDGWIYPESKKRSLINEFDLVCGKEPNKEMVQTVFMAGILIGSVVFGYICDKLGRYPATLLSLLGLLVFGFGTAFVNSFHLYLFFRFGVSQAVVGYAISSVSLATEWLVGQHRAHAIILAHCYFAVGLLFLTGLAYSLPHWRLLLLVGGAPVFPLISYIWILPESPRWLVMKGKVKEAKQLLCYAAAVNKKTIPLNLLDKLQLPGKKVTKVSILDFYSNRHLRKVTLVMGCVWFTVSYSYFTLSLKMKDFGLGIYLGKMVPGIMEVPARLCCIFLLEHIGRKWSLTVTLLQGVLMCLLLLLLPQATGLKSMMVMVVVLGEFSLSASVSVFFLYTAELCPTVLSFQRSMPQDFFSRTHSEDLTSEDSIYEDMSEEALQNTILNANIHKLDSDISPTMLLRSRGEDADRQAI from the exons ATGAATAATTACACAAGCACAAAAGGCATAAATCAG ATGGTGAAAGGAAACCACCAGCATCCTTTCAGGCACTTGTACTCCCAGGAGGCGCCGGTATATCCCAATTCCAGTTCTCTGGAGATGCTGTGGTACAGATGGAGGACCATGAAAACCATGCAGGAGGACAAGTTTGCCAAAATCCTAGATGCCCTGGGAGAGTTTGGCACATTCCAGCGGAGACTGGTCGCCCTCACCTTCATCCCCAACATACTGTCGGCCTTCTTCATGTTTGCTGACCACTTCATGTTCACAGCCCAGGAGCCCTACTGCAACACCAGCTGGATCCTGGCGGTGGGCCCCAACCTGTCGGAAGCTGAGCAGCTGCATCTGACTCTGCCCCGCGATGCCAACAACAGCTACCTGACGTGCCTGATGTACTCACCTGTGACCTGGGATCTGGATTCCAtcatccagtttggcctcaacAACACAGAGGTGTGCCAGGATGGGTGGATCTATCCCGAGTCCAAGAAGCGATCGCTGATCAATGAG TTTGACCTGGTGTGTGGCAAGGAACCCAACAAGGAAATGGTGCAGACCGTGTTCATGGCCGGCATCCTGATAGGGTCCGTGGTCTTCGGGTACATATGTGACAA GCTGGGCCGCTACCCCGCCACCCTGCTGTCGCTGCTGGGCCTGTTGGTCTTCGGCTTCGGGACAGCGTTCGTGAACAGCTTTCACTTGTATTTGTTCTTCCGCTTCGGCGTCTCCCAGGCGGTGGTGGGCTACGCCATCAGCAGCGTGTCGCTAG CTACTGAGTGGCTCGTGGGCCAGCACCGGGCTCACGCCATCATCCTGGCCCACTGCTATTTCGCCGTGGGGCTCCTGTTCCTGACGGGCCTTGCCTACAGTCTCCCCCACTGGCGGCTGCTGTTGCTGGTGGGAGGGGCACCTGTGTTCCCCCTCATCTCCTATATCTG GATTCTCCCGGAGTCCCCGCGGTGGCTGGTGATGAAAGGGAAGGTGAAGGAGGCCAAGCAGTTGCTGTGCTATGCAGCTGCGGTGAACAAGAAGACCATCCCTTTAAATTTGCTGGACAAG CTGCAGCTGCCTGGAAAGAAGGTGACTAAGGTCTCTATCCTGGACTTCTATAGCAATAGGCACCTCCGCAAGGTGACCTTGGTGATGGGCTGTGTGTG GTTTACCGTCAGTTACAGCTATTTTACGCTGAGCTTGAAGATGAAGGATTTTGGCCTGGGCATCTACTTGGGAAAGATGGTTCCCGGCATCATGGAGGTGCCCGCCCGGTTGTGCTGCATCTTTCTCCTAGAGCATATCGGGAGGAAGTGGAGCCTGACTGTGACGCTCCTCCAAGGCGTCCTCATGTGTctacttctcctcctcctccctcaag CCACAGGGCTGAAATCCATGATGGTCATGGTGGTCGTGCTTGGAGAGTTCAGCCTGTCTGCCTCAGTCTCCGTGTTCTTCCTCTACACTGCCGAGCTCTGCCCCACCGTCCTCAG CTTCCAGAGAAGTATGCCCCAGGACTTTTTCTCCAGGACCCACTCCGAGGACCTGACCTCCGAGGACTCAATATATGAGGATATGTCTGAGGAAGCCCTACAGAACACGATTCTAAATGCCAACATTCATAAATTGGACTCAGACATTTCCCCCACCATGCTGTTGCGGTCCAGAGGAGAGGATGCAGACAGGCAGGCTATCTGA